A genomic region of Runella rosea contains the following coding sequences:
- a CDS encoding DUF6600 domain-containing protein, producing the protein MKTIHKIHAACLLFVLAIGLTLPSNVLAQPGVGISRQDFYNELSPYGDWMDNPSYGQVWRPRVSQDFQPYATDGHWEMTEYGNTWVSDYEWGWAPFHYGRWLFDDYYGWIWIPGDEWGPAWVSWRSGGGYYGWAPLGPGMGIDINININIPYNYWVFVPDIYIRSPRVYSYCVPRNRIGVIYGGTSYLNNYYRYNNRAYVYGPQRYDIERITRNRINVYRADDLYRQGRGRSYARGNGNNRQYDSRPNYNDRGQWNDNDRRNQSPRYDNRVSRNERDRYDNYNQGREQRPNNPQPRQDDRPYTAPERGNAQRTWSDNNGSNQNQQPRANNREQAPQRSYESRENLPQRRNNDAPQPQQRTAEPRQQSPSRGNRESAQPRTQEQRNAPEHSTEGSGRRRN; encoded by the coding sequence ATGAAAACAATCCATAAAATACACGCCGCTTGCCTGCTCTTTGTGCTGGCCATCGGGTTGACCCTTCCGAGCAATGTTCTTGCCCAGCCCGGGGTGGGTATTTCGCGGCAGGACTTTTATAATGAACTCTCTCCCTACGGCGATTGGATGGACAATCCGTCGTATGGGCAGGTGTGGCGGCCGCGCGTATCGCAAGATTTTCAGCCTTATGCCACCGATGGACATTGGGAAATGACGGAATACGGCAATACTTGGGTTTCAGACTACGAATGGGGCTGGGCACCTTTCCACTATGGCCGTTGGCTGTTTGATGATTACTACGGCTGGATTTGGATTCCGGGCGATGAGTGGGGGCCAGCTTGGGTATCTTGGCGCTCAGGTGGAGGATATTACGGCTGGGCACCTTTGGGTCCTGGGATGGGAATAGATATAAATATTAACATCAATATTCCATATAATTATTGGGTCTTTGTTCCTGATATCTACATTCGAAGCCCGCGTGTGTACAGTTACTGCGTACCGCGCAACCGAATCGGCGTTATTTACGGTGGAACATCTTATCTCAACAACTATTATCGTTACAACAACCGAGCCTATGTATATGGCCCACAACGCTATGATATCGAGCGTATAACGCGCAATCGTATCAATGTGTACCGGGCCGATGATCTCTATCGTCAGGGACGGGGCCGCAGTTATGCGCGTGGCAACGGTAATAATCGCCAATACGACTCGCGGCCCAATTACAATGACCGAGGACAGTGGAACGACAACGACCGTCGAAACCAATCTCCGCGCTATGACAACCGGGTATCACGCAACGAACGTGATCGTTATGACAACTATAACCAAGGACGTGAGCAGCGGCCAAACAATCCGCAGCCGCGCCAAGATGACAGACCGTATACGGCTCCCGAGCGTGGCAATGCCCAACGGACTTGGTCGGACAACAACGGCTCAAACCAAAATCAACAGCCTCGGGCCAATAATCGGGAGCAGGCCCCGCAGCGTTCGTACGAAAGTCGCGAAAATTTGCCGCAACGCAGAAACAATGATGCTCCCCAACCACAGCAGCGCACTGCGGAGCCTCGGCAGCAATCACCCTCTCGCGGCAACCGTGAGTCGGCCCAGCCAAGAACTCAGGAGCAGCGGAATGCGCCAGAGCACTCAACTGAAGGTAGTGGTAGACGCAGAAATTAA